DNA sequence from the Acidobacteriota bacterium genome:
ATCTGGTGCGGCGGCTGCGGCGGGAAGTCGACTGCGACATCGAGTTCCACGGTCACAACGACACCGGCTGCGCTGTCGCCAACGCGTTCTGCGCGCTGGAGGCGGGCGCGACCCATGTCGACACGTCCGTGCTCGGCATCGGCGAGCGGAACGGCATCACGCCGCTCGGCGGCCTGGTCGCGCGGCTCTACGCCGAGGATCCCGAAGGCGTTCGGTCGCGCTACGACCTGACGCTTCTCCGCGAGATCGAGAACTACGTCGCTTCGCTGGTCGAGGTCGACGTGCCGTTCAACAACTACATCACCGGCTACACGGCGTTCACCCACAAGGCGGGCATCCACGCCAAGGCGATCCTCAACGACCCGTCGAGCTACGAGATCCTGGATCCGGCGGACTTCGGGCTCGACCGCTACGTCCACGTCGCGCATCGCCTCACTGGCTGGAACGCGATCAAGTCCCGCGTCGAGCAGTTGCGGCTTGAACTGAGCGATGCGCAGATCAAGGAGATCACGGCCCACATCAAGGCGCTGGCCGATGAGAAGCCGCTCAGCCTGTCGGACGTTGACGCCCTGCTGCGCGACTACCACACGGCGGAGCTGTTGCCTGCAGTGGCGGGAGCTGCCGGGTGACCGAGGTCGGTCGGCCGGCCGACATGGCCCGGACCTTCGCGCAGAAGGCCCTGGCGAGGGCCTCCGGTCAGGAGGCCCTCGCTGTCGGAGAGATCGTCGACGCGCGGCCGGACATCGCCTTGAGCCACGACAACACGGCGGCGATCGCCGAGATCTGGCGGCAGTTCGGACAGAAGCGGGTCGCCATCCCGGAGCGGATGGCGGTCACGCTCGACCACGCGGTACCGGCGCCGACCGTGCGGCACGCGCAGAACCATGTGGAGGTCCGCGCCTTCGTTGCCGAGCAGGGCGTGGCCCACTTCTTTGAGGTCGGGCGGGGCATCTGCCACCAGGTGCTGAGCGAGGAGGCGATCGTCCTGCCGGGAGACCTGACTCTCGGTTCCGACTCCCACACGCCGCACTTCGGCTGGCTGGGCGCTTTCGGCGCCGGCGTCGGCCGGAGCGAGATGGCGGTGCTTTGGGCCACCGGCGAACTGTGGCTTCGGGTGCCGGAGTCGATCCGGATCCGGCTCGAGGGCGCGCTCGGCGAGTGGGTGACGACCAAGGACGTGGCCCTGACCCTGATCGGCGACCTAGGCGCGGACGGCGCGCTCTACCGCGGCGTCGAGTTCGAGGGACCGGCCATCAGCGGGCTGAGCCTCGACTCCCGAGCGGCTCTGGTCAACATGATGGCCGAGATGGGGGCGAAGAACGCGTACATGCCGCCGGACGAGGACGTGTTCCGGTATCTGGCTGAACGGTTGCTGACACGACCGGGGCGTCGCCCGGGGCGCGGGGCGGAACCCGGCGAGACGTCCGGCGAAGTCGCTGTCCGGCTGAGAGAGCGCTCTCTCTATCCGGATGCCGGCGCCGAGTACGCGGCCGAACATCTCCTCGACCTCTCTTCCGTCCAGCCCCAGGTCGCTCGCCCCCATCAGGTCGACGACACGGTCGCGGTCGGCGAACTCGAATCGGTGCGGGTCGACCAGGCGTTCATCGGCACCTGCACGAACGGCCGGCTGGAGGATCTCGGCGCGGTCCATCGGGTGATGGCCGGCCGGCGTACGGCGCCGGGCACCCGGATGGTCATCGTGCCAGCATCGAGCGAGGTCTGGAGCGAGGCCCTCTCTCGTGGCTGGGTGGCCGACCTCGCCGCGTCCGGCGCCGTCTTCGGAACGCCGGGTTGCGGCCCCTGCATGGGGAATCACCTCGGTGTGCTGGCCCCGGGCGAGGTCTGCATCTCCAGCGCCAACCGGAACTTCCAGGGCCGGATGGGAGATCGGGGTTCCGAGATCTACGTTGCCTCGCCGGCGGTCGTCGCGGCGAGCGCTATTGCCGGGCGAATAGTCCACCCTCGGGAGGTGGTCGGGTGAACGGTCCGGTCGACGTCGCTCGACCTTTCCGAGGCCGGATCTTCCGGTATGGCGACCACGTGAACACGGACGTCATCTTTCCCGGCCGCTATACCTACACGAAGAGCCGGCCCGAGGAGGTTGCGCCCCATGCCCTGGAGGATCTCGATCCGACGTTCGTCGAGCGCGTGCGGCCCGGCGACGTGATCGTCGCCGGCTGGAACTGGGGCTGCGGGTCGAGCCGCGAGCAGGCCGCCGTCTGCCTGCGGTACGCCGGAGTCGGCGCGGTGATCGCGCGCAGCTTCGGGCGCATCTTCTACCGCAACGCGCTGAACAACGGCCTGCTCGCGATCGTCTGCCCGGAGGCGGTCGACGCGCTGGAGGAAGGGGCCGAAGTGGAGGTCGATCTCGAAGGATCGCTGATTCGTTGCGGCGAGAGTGTCTACGAGTTCTCGCCATTCAGTCCGGCCGTGCGGTCCATGATCGCGGCCGGCGGCCTGATCGAACAGACGAAGCGCCGGCTGGCGGCGGAGTAGGCGTGCCGTGAACCCGACCGGCGACGATTCGGCGGCGGCGCCGGTCCGCCTCGCCCGCATCGGCGGCGACGGCATCGGCCCGGAGGTGGTGGACGCCGCGGTACGGGTCGTCAACGCAGTCTGTGGTGACCGGATCGAATGGGTCGAGGCCGAGATGGGCTGGCGGACCTTTGAGCGCACGGGCAGTGCCCTTCCCGGGGCCACGGTCGAAGTTCTGCAGAACTGCACCGGCGCCCTGTTCGGCGCCGTCTCCTCGCCGAGTCAGGCCGTGGATGGGTACCGCAGCCCGATCGTCGAGCTGCGACGACGCCTGGACCTCTATGCGAACGTGCGGCCGCTCAAGAGCAGCGCCATCGACGCCGTCGTCGTGCGTGAGAACACGGAAGGCCTGTACGCAGGCCGCGAACGCTGGGAGAGGGAAGGCGAGGTGGCCATCACCGAGCGGGTGATCAGCCGCCGGGCGACGGAACGGATCGTCCGTTTCGCCTGTGAGCTGGCGCAGTGGCGCACCTCTCGGCGCGGAAGGGGTGCCCGGCTCACCATCGTCCACAAGGCGAACGTCCTCCGCGTCAGCGACGGCCTGTTCCGCGAAACCGCGCTCGACGTCGCGGCCGGCTTCCCGGAGATCGAGGTCGAGGAGCAACTCGTCGACTCGATGGTCTACCGGCTCATCCTGGAGCCGGAGCGCTACGACGTGATCGTCGCGCCGAATCTCTACGGCGACATCCTGAGCGACGCCGGCGCCGCCGTCGTCGGCGGCCTCGGCGTCGTCGGCTCGGCCAACTGCGGCGAGCACTTCTGCTTCGCGGAGCCGGTTCACGGCAGCGCTCCCGATATCGCTGGGCAGGGAACCGCGAATCCCATCGCCGCCGTGGCCGCTGCGACACTGCTCCTTGAGGGAGTCGGTCTCGGCGACGCCGCGGCGCGCGTCGAGGAGGTCCTGGCCGAGCACCGGGCGGCCGGCCCTCGAACCCCCGACCGCGGCGGCGACGCCACGACAGAGGACGTGGTTGTCGACTTGCTGGCTCGGGTCTGACTAGCGCTGGAACCAGAACGGCTTGCGCTGCACCTTCTCGCCGGCGACCTCGTTCATCGACAGGGCATCGAAGAGGCGGCCGCCGACCATGACGTAGCGGACGAGCTCCGAACTCCGCAGGTTCTCGAGCGGGTTCTGTTCGAGGACGATCAGGTCTGCCAGTTTGCCGGCTTCGAGCGAGCCGAGGTCGGCTTCCATGCCGAGGTAGCGGGCGCCGTTGATCGTCCCTGCGATCAGCGCCCGGTGCGGGCTCATCCCGCCCTGCTCGAACATCCACAGTTCCCAGTGGGCGGCGAGACCCTCGCGCTGGCCGTGGGCGCCGAGCATGATCGGTACGCCGGCCTGGTCCAGGTCGTTCACGACGCGGGCGGTGAGGATGTGGTTGTACTCGCCATCCGGCGCCTTCTGGCGTCTGCGGGCGCGGGCGTCGATCTGCTCCTGGGGCACGTAGTTCAGGAGCCGCTCGTTGGCCCATACGTCCGTGTGCTCATACCAGTAGTCCTCGCCCTGGATGCCGCCGTAGGCCACCCCCAGGGTGGGCGTGTTGCCGACCCGGCTGCTGCCCCAGAACTGGATCACGTCGTCGTAGATCGCGCCCACCGAGAGCGAGTGCTCGATGCCGGTGTGGCCGTCGGCGACCATCGTCATGTTGTGCTGGAACAGGGCGCCGCCCTCGTTGACGACCAGCATGCCGAGGTCCTGCGCCGCGGCGACGATCATCTGGCGCTGGTCGCGCCGCGGCTGGTTGTAGCTCTTGACGCTGATCGCGCCGACCTTCTGCAGGCGGCGCAGGTGCTGGACCGCGTCGTCCGGAGTCTCGACGATCGCGCGGAAGGAACCGAAGGCGCCGTAGAGGATCGTGCCGGTGGCGAAGAGCCGCGGCCCGACGATCTCGCCCGCCTGTTGCATCTCGCTGGCGGCGAAGAAGGTGCTCGTGTCGGTCGAGGGGTCGTGGGCCGTCGTCACGCCGAAGGTGAGGGTCGCGTAGAGCTCGGAGTTCTGCTGCGGGATGACCTCCTGGCTGCCCTGCGGCCCGTGCCAGTGGACGTCGATCAGGCCGGGCATGACGGTCAGCCCGGCGGCGTCGATGACCGTGGCGCCTGCCGGCACGTCGACCTGCCGGGCCGGGCCGACGGCCGCGATCCGATCGCCGTCGACGACGACCGTGCCGCGGCGGATGATCTCCATGTTGTCCTCGCCGGCCATCGTGATCAGGCGAGCGTTGGTGATCGCGATCACGTCGGCGGGGCGGTAGGCGTCCACGTCGAAACCGAGGTCGAGACCAACGGCGGGGTCTTTCGGCTCGTAGCCGTCTTCGCCGGCCGCGTCACCTTCACCGCTTGCGTCCTCGTCGTCTTCCGGTGCGAAGACGTCCTCGAGCCGCCGCTCGAACAGCTCCGGTCCCAGGGCCCAGTACAGCGTCGAGCCGTCGCCGGAGAAGTGGAGGTAGGCGCCGTCGTCGGTCGAGACGTTGCGAACCGGCAGGCCGGGCGTCGTCGGCCCGATCTCGATCGCCTTCGAGGCGGGGGTGAAGGGCACGACGTGGGCGTCGAAGCGCTCGGCGAAGGCCAGCCAGCGGCCGTCCGGCGACACTCGCATCTCGGTGGCCACCTTGCTGCCGGCATGATCGCGCGGCTCGGCCTCGCCGAGGCTTGAGAGCGGAAGGCTGCGGAGCAACTGCCGGTCCCATCGCTGGGGTGCGGTGAAGTACACGCGCTCGGAGTCGGCGCCGAAGTGCGGGTTGGAGCCGGATCGCGAGAAGCGCACCGGCGCGCCCTCGCCGCCGGCATCGATCCGGTAGAGGCCCGGATCCTTGGACCACAGCGGACTCAGGATGCCGCCGCTGCGGCTCTTCCGGTAGACGACCGTGGCGCCGTCCGGCGAGAAGGCCGGTTCGAGGTAGAAGCCCGGATCGGGCGTGATCCTCCGGCCCTCGCCGCCTGAGGCGGGTGCGATACGGACGGCGCCCAGGTCCTCGTCGTGCCAGCTCGTGTAGACGATCCACTCTCCGTCGCGCGACCAGGACGGGTAGAACTCGAAGTGATCGTCCTGGGTGGTCAGTCGCCGCGCTTCGCCGATCTCGCCGGTCGAGGGACTCCGGCTGCGTGTCCACAGCCGGCCCAGGCTCTGGAACACGATCTGGTCGCCGCCGGGGGAAACCTGGATCCAGCGCAGCATCTTCGTCCGGAACGTCTCCGGCGCCGCTTCGAAGTCGAACGCGAGCGCCCGCTTCATCCGGTGGATCGCCCGGACGCGGAACGGGATGGCCTCGACTTCGCGCGTTTCGATTTCGATCCGGTGGAGGCCACCCCGTGCCCAGAAGACGATCGAGCGGCTGTCCGGTGCCCAGGCCATCGTCGAGTAGACACCGTGGACGGCCCAGATCTCCTGCATGTCCCGGTCGAGCGCGTCGTAGATGGGGATGTTCTCGCCGCTTCGCAGATCGTGGAGGAAGAGGTGGCTCTGGAAGCGGATGCGGCGGACGAAGGCGAGGTACCTGCCGTCGGGCGAGGGCGTCGGCCGCACCGCGCCGCCGGGGCCGGCGATCACGGTCTCGATGTCGCCAGTCTCCCGATCGATGCGGCGGATCGAGTAGATGCCCTCGGCCGCGTTCTTGCCGTACTGGAACGTGCTGCCCGGGGTCGTGTCCTGGCTGAAGTAGACGTACCGTCCGTCCGGTGAGAAGGCCGGTTCGCCAAGGTCCTTCTGCTCGTTCGGCTTCTCGTTCAACTGCAGGCCGGAGCCCTCGCCGCTCGCGTGGTAGAGCCAGATCTCGCCGCTGCCCAGCGAACGGGTCGAGACGAAGTGCTTGCGGGCGGCGATGAAGCGCCCGTCCGGGCTCCAGACCGGGTTGTTGACGAGCCGGAAGTCTTCGCGGCTGACCTGCCGCGGCTTGCCGCCGTCCGCGGGAATCGTCCACACGTTGTCGCCGCCGCTCCGGTCGCTGATGAAGGCGATCTCGGAGCCGTCCGGGCTGAACCGCGGCATCATGTCCCACACCATGCCGTTCGTCAGCGCTTCGGCGTCGCCGCCGCCGATCGGCAGCATGTAGAGGTCGCCCAGCAGGTCGAAGACGATCCGCTCGCCGTCGGGTGAGACGTCGAGGTTCAGCCACGTGCCCTCGGTCACATCGAGCTCGAACTCGTACTCGTCCCCGGGCGGGTCGTTGACGTCCCATTTCTTCTCGTCGTCGGCGGGGGCCGGGACGGCGGCGAGGACCAGGAGCAGGCCGGTGGAGAGAGGGAACCGAAGGCTGGAGTGCAGGGATGGGCGTGTCATCCGGCGAGTCTACGACCTGAAGGCCGACAGAAACCGGAGCGGCTGCTACGGCTGCCAGAGGTAGTTGAACTTGACGATCAACTCGCGCCGCGCCGTCTCCCTCGCGCTGAAGGTCGGCGCCGCCCAGTTGTGGTTGTAGACGACGAAGAGGTTCGCGCCGGGCTTGTAGATCCAGTTGAAGCGCACGTTGACGCCGGCCAGTTGGGCCGCCTCGTTGTACTGGGCGAGCGTGTTGAGGCGCAGGTCCGGGCTGAAGGCGGCGTCGAGGCGGACTGTGTAGATCGTGGCGGTGAAGTCGCCCTGGGGCAGCGTGACGTCGTTGTAGTTCCACTGGAACTCGGTCAGCAGGTGGCGCGACAGGCGGACGAAACTGGACAGCATGTAGCTGCGACGGTCGCCGCTGAAGAACTCGCCGACGTTGATGTTGCCGCGCCATGCCAGACGCCGGCCCTGGTTGGAGAAGCCCCGCAGGAAGATTGAATCGAACTTGTAGAGGCCCGCTGGAATCACGATCCCGGGGCGGATCTCGAAGGGCTCGAAGAGCTGTTCGACGTCGTTGACGAACGCCAGGCGAAACCGGTCGTCGCCCGTGGTGCGCATGCCGATGGGCGCCAGGAGGAGCTTGCGGCTCTCGATCCGGCCCACGCTCTCCCGCTCGAAGTAGTCCAGTTCGGCCTCCAGTACCCAACTGCGGACGACGCCGCGGTTGACCCGTGGCTCCCAGCGCACCGTCGGGTGGTAGCGGCGGAAGTCCCGTCGCAGGAGGAAACCGGAGCCAGGGTTGAAGTCGCGCTGGGCCTCCGTCAGATCGACGTTGGCGCGCACGGTGCGCGTCGTGTAGGCCCAGCCAGTGCCGAGCGCGCCTGTGTCTCCGCTCCGACCTTCATCCTCACTGGCGGCGCCGAACAGGTAGAACTGGGACTGCCGGTTCGGCTTGTAGTCGAGATCGACGCCGTAGAGTTGGTTCGTCGCGCCGCCGCGCGGATCGAGTTCGGTGTAGATCATCCCGACACTGGAACGTTCGCCGAGGTTGCGCTTGAGGCGGAAGACGCTGTGTTGGGTGGCGGCCGTTGCTGGCCTGGTTCCGGCCGCGACGGCCTCGGTCCCCACCGTCAGCAGCCCCAGGTTCCAGTCCCCGGCCCGCCCGGTCAGGCGGGCGCCGACGTCGATGGGCACCTCCTCACCGCGGTCGAGGCCGATGCGCCTCGAGAAGAAGGTCTTCATCAAGGGCGGCCGATTGCCTCCCCCGGGACTCGGCGGACCGAACTCGAAGATGCCCGCGTTCTCCAGGAAGAACTCCCGCTTCTCGGGGAAGAAGAGGGAGAAGCGGGTCAGGTTGACCTGCTGCTGGTCCACCTCCACCTGAGCGAAGTCGGTGTTGTAGGTGAGATCGAGGGTCAGCGACTTCGTCAGTCCCCACTTCAGGTCGATGCCGCCGTCGATGTCGTCGATCGTTCCACTTGCCTCGTTTCGCGGCTCTTCCGCGGCGGAGGCGAGGACGAAGGGCTTGACGTCGAGGCGCCGTCCCGGCTTGACACCCGAGATCCCGGTGAGGTCGCCGGCCAGCGAGACCCAGTGCGCCGCGTACATTCGGCTGACGGCGCGCGGGCCGATCTCGCGTCCGATCGGCGCCCAGTTGCTCTCTTCGTTGGTTCGGCGGACCACCCTGCGGACGTTGAGCCCCCACACGCTTTGGGTCGGATCGAAGCGGAGGGTCGAGAAGGGGATCGCCACCTCGGCCTGCCAGCCGTCCGCCGTTTGCCGGGCCGTCGCGTTCCAGACCCCGTTCCACTCGACGTTCTGGTCCTTGCCCTCGTCGGTGACCAGGGAGTCCGTGCGGGCGCCGAGCGGGTTGACCTCGAAGCTGAAGCTGTTGCGCTGGTCGTGGAAGGTGTCGAGCACGATCGCCAGCGAGTCGTCGTTGCGGCCATGGTCCGAGTCGCGCTGCAGTTCCTTGGCGACGATGGCCTCCGGCTGTGAGTCGAAGGCGCGGATTCCGAAGTAGAGGATGTCCTCCGTGTAGACGACGGAGAACTCGGTCTGCTGCGTGGCCGGGCGGTCGTCTTCCGGCTCACGGGCGGTGAAGTCGGAGCCGACTGGCGCCTGGTCCCAGGCGGCCTCGTCGAGCACGCCGTCGACGCGGATCGGTGTGTCGATCCGGAGGGCCTCGATCGTGGGCCGCGGGCTGGTGCTCGTCTGTGCGGCCACCGGGGAATGCAGGAGGCCCAGGGCGAGCAGAAGCAGGGCCGCCTGCGGCGGTGGCCGGCCAGGGTCGAACACGTAGCCTGCGACCTGTCTGGGGCCCTAGACCGCCTTCGTCCGCTGGTCGGCCAGGCTGAACTCCTGGTGCCAGGTCGAGTCACCGCCGTCGCCCTTGCGGTCGACGACCACGTCGACGAGGAATGGCTCGCCGGCGCGGGTGACTTCGATGCCGCGTCGAATGGCGGGACGCAGGTCGGCGGCCGACTCGACGGTGACGCCGTCGACGCCCTGACTCCGGGCGAGGCCGGCGAAGTCGATGTCGGGGTCGCCGAGGTGCATGCCGGTGTACCGGTTGGCTGCCTTCATCCTGCCGTCGTAGCGGGCGTAGGCGAAGCGGACCGTCTGGTAGTTCCGGTTGTTCGTGACCACGGTCAGCACCGGCACGCCGTAACGGGCCTGGCTCCAGAAGCCGGCGGCGCTGTACATGACCGAGCCGTCGCCGATGTTGCAGACGACCTGCCGGTCCGGCTGGCCGAGCTTGGCGCCGGTCGCGGCGCCGATGCCCCAGCCGAGGCCGGCGCCGGAGGTGGCGAGCCAGGTCTTCTCGTCGTCGCGATGGCCGGTGGAGAAGAACTGGTTCGAGCCGCTCAGGTTCTCGCTGACGATGATCGCGTTGGGATCGAGCTCGGTCTCGAGCACGTGGCCCAGCTCGTCGGCGTGGATCGGGCTCTTGCCCACGTTGGCCGGGTCGAGCTGCGGCTGGCGGCGGGCGGATTCGGGTCTCGAGTCGCGGATCTTCTTCCGGCGTTCCCCGGTGGTGAGCGATTCGACGGCCTCGACGAGTGCTTCCGCGGCCAGCTTCGTGTTCGCGACGACGGCGCGGCCGAAGGGACGGTCGCCGCCGATGGCGCCGGTGTTCAGGCCGATCCAGGCACTCCGGGAGCCCTCGGCGTCGGGCCCGGCGGCGGCGGTGCCGCCGATGTCGCCGACGCCGATGCGCAGCACGAAGTCGCGGCCGCGGCTGTTGTAGCCGCCGGCGAACAGCGGGTGCATGCGCGGGAAGTTGTGGTAGGGCCAGTTCGCGTCGGCCACCGGCACCCGGAGCATCTCCGCGAGCTCCAGCACGGCCTGCTGGGCGCCGGCCTTGCGCACCTCGTCGCCGACGTGGAGGATGGGTGACTCGGCCTCGATCAGGGTCCGGGCCACCGCTTCGACGTCCTCGTCGCGAGCCGGGATGTCGTCCGGAATGATGAAGGAAGGACGATCGTGGATCGTGGCGGAGACGCCCTTGGCTTCCAGGGCGTGGTTGGCCAGGGCCAGGTAGGTCGGGCCTCCGGGCGCCGTGGTCGCGACCTTGAAGGCGCGCCGGAGCATGACCGGAATGGACTCCGGATCCCTGGTCTCCCACGACATCTTCGTGAACTGCCGGTTCACGTCCTTCTGGTCGAAGCCCGGACGCGCCGCCAGCAGCAGGTTGTCGTCCTGCATCTCGTTGTCGAGCAGGCCGGCGGTGACGATCAGGGCGGAGCCGTCGCGGCTCGAGTTGTAGAGCTGGCCGGCGGACTGAGCCGTGCCCGCGATGACGTGGACGTTGACGAAGGCCGGCTCGCCCGAGGCCTTGTGGTAGCCATCGGCCATCGAGATGACGATCCCCTCGTGGAGCCCCATGATGAGCTGCATCTTCGGCCGGTCGAGGAAGGCGTCGAACAGGCCGACTTCGAAGGACCCGGGGTTCGTGAACAGGAAGCGGACGCCGGCGGCCTCCATCTGCTCGACCATCAGTTCGCCGCCCGTGCCGCTGGCGGTGTGGCTGCCCGATTCGGGATCGGCGTTCGTCGCCGCTGCCGCCGCGTTGGCGGTCGACTCGGCGATCGTGCCGGTCAGCCCGAGCGCGGTCAGCGCCTGGATGAACCCGCGGCGGGAGAGATCGTTGCGGAGAAAGCGGTAGACCAGTTCGTTCACTGTGGGTCCTCCCTTGCCTTCAGCAGGATGTCGTTGCGCCAGCGTAGCAGCCGCATCGGAGGTTCCCGTTGCCGGCGAACCCGTCGCCAAGGCTGCTATGATCGCCGGCCGAACGAGACCGCCCCGACGCCCGCAGCCGGGTGTCGAGTAGATGGAGTCCTGAAATGCCCAGAGTCTGCCGGATCACCGGCAAGAAGCCGCTGAGCGGCCATAA
Encoded proteins:
- a CDS encoding aconitase/3-isopropylmalate dehydratase large subunit family protein codes for the protein MTEVGRPADMARTFAQKALARASGQEALAVGEIVDARPDIALSHDNTAAIAEIWRQFGQKRVAIPERMAVTLDHAVPAPTVRHAQNHVEVRAFVAEQGVAHFFEVGRGICHQVLSEEAIVLPGDLTLGSDSHTPHFGWLGAFGAGVGRSEMAVLWATGELWLRVPESIRIRLEGALGEWVTTKDVALTLIGDLGADGALYRGVEFEGPAISGLSLDSRAALVNMMAEMGAKNAYMPPDEDVFRYLAERLLTRPGRRPGRGAEPGETSGEVAVRLRERSLYPDAGAEYAAEHLLDLSSVQPQVARPHQVDDTVAVGELESVRVDQAFIGTCTNGRLEDLGAVHRVMAGRRTAPGTRMVIVPASSEVWSEALSRGWVADLAASGAVFGTPGCGPCMGNHLGVLAPGEVCISSANRNFQGRMGDRGSEIYVASPAVVAASAIAGRIVHPREVVG
- a CDS encoding 3-isopropylmalate dehydratase small subunit: MNGPVDVARPFRGRIFRYGDHVNTDVIFPGRYTYTKSRPEEVAPHALEDLDPTFVERVRPGDVIVAGWNWGCGSSREQAAVCLRYAGVGAVIARSFGRIFYRNALNNGLLAIVCPEAVDALEEGAEVEVDLEGSLIRCGESVYEFSPFSPAVRSMIAAGGLIEQTKRRLAAE
- a CDS encoding amidohydrolase family protein, whose translation is MTRPSLHSSLRFPLSTGLLLVLAAVPAPADDEKKWDVNDPPGDEYEFELDVTEGTWLNLDVSPDGERIVFDLLGDLYMLPIGGGDAEALTNGMVWDMMPRFSPDGSEIAFISDRSGGDNVWTIPADGGKPRQVSREDFRLVNNPVWSPDGRFIAARKHFVSTRSLGSGEIWLYHASGEGSGLQLNEKPNEQKDLGEPAFSPDGRYVYFSQDTTPGSTFQYGKNAAEGIYSIRRIDRETGDIETVIAGPGGAVRPTPSPDGRYLAFVRRIRFQSHLFLHDLRSGENIPIYDALDRDMQEIWAVHGVYSTMAWAPDSRSIVFWARGGLHRIEIETREVEAIPFRVRAIHRMKRALAFDFEAAPETFRTKMLRWIQVSPGGDQIVFQSLGRLWTRSRSPSTGEIGEARRLTTQDDHFEFYPSWSRDGEWIVYTSWHDEDLGAVRIAPASGGEGRRITPDPGFYLEPAFSPDGATVVYRKSRSGGILSPLWSKDPGLYRIDAGGEGAPVRFSRSGSNPHFGADSERVYFTAPQRWDRQLLRSLPLSSLGEAEPRDHAGSKVATEMRVSPDGRWLAFAERFDAHVVPFTPASKAIEIGPTTPGLPVRNVSTDDGAYLHFSGDGSTLYWALGPELFERRLEDVFAPEDDEDASGEGDAAGEDGYEPKDPAVGLDLGFDVDAYRPADVIAITNARLITMAGEDNMEIIRRGTVVVDGDRIAAVGPARQVDVPAGATVIDAAGLTVMPGLIDVHWHGPQGSQEVIPQQNSELYATLTFGVTTAHDPSTDTSTFFAASEMQQAGEIVGPRLFATGTILYGAFGSFRAIVETPDDAVQHLRRLQKVGAISVKSYNQPRRDQRQMIVAAAQDLGMLVVNEGGALFQHNMTMVADGHTGIEHSLSVGAIYDDVIQFWGSSRVGNTPTLGVAYGGIQGEDYWYEHTDVWANERLLNYVPQEQIDARARRRQKAPDGEYNHILTARVVNDLDQAGVPIMLGAHGQREGLAAHWELWMFEQGGMSPHRALIAGTINGARYLGMEADLGSLEAGKLADLIVLEQNPLENLRSSELVRYVMVGGRLFDALSMNEVAGEKVQRKPFWFQR
- the lysS gene encoding homocitrate synthase, producing MPSHPAIIESTLREGEQFANAFFDSDQKVEIARLLDAFGVEYLELTSPAASRGSQDDCERVANLGLRAKVLTHTRCHLDDARLALETGVDGIDVVFGTSRYLREYSHGKSMEQVIETAVEVVEYIRSHDVEVRFSTEDSFRSDLDDLIRAYRAVNAVGVNRVGVADTVGVASPRQVYDLVRRLRREVDCDIEFHGHNDTGCAVANAFCALEAGATHVDTSVLGIGERNGITPLGGLVARLYAEDPEGVRSRYDLTLLREIENYVASLVEVDVPFNNYITGYTAFTHKAGIHAKAILNDPSSYEILDPADFGLDRYVHVAHRLTGWNAIKSRVEQLRLELSDAQIKEITAHIKALADEKPLSLSDVDALLRDYHTAELLPAVAGAAG
- a CDS encoding isocitrate/isopropylmalate family dehydrogenase; the protein is MNPTGDDSAAAPVRLARIGGDGIGPEVVDAAVRVVNAVCGDRIEWVEAEMGWRTFERTGSALPGATVEVLQNCTGALFGAVSSPSQAVDGYRSPIVELRRRLDLYANVRPLKSSAIDAVVVRENTEGLYAGRERWEREGEVAITERVISRRATERIVRFACELAQWRTSRRGRGARLTIVHKANVLRVSDGLFRETALDVAAGFPEIEVEEQLVDSMVYRLILEPERYDVIVAPNLYGDILSDAGAAVVGGLGVVGSANCGEHFCFAEPVHGSAPDIAGQGTANPIAAVAAATLLLEGVGLGDAAARVEEVLAEHRAAGPRTPDRGGDATTEDVVVDLLARV
- a CDS encoding thiamine pyrophosphate-binding protein is translated as MNELVYRFLRNDLSRRGFIQALTALGLTGTIAESTANAAAAATNADPESGSHTASGTGGELMVEQMEAAGVRFLFTNPGSFEVGLFDAFLDRPKMQLIMGLHEGIVISMADGYHKASGEPAFVNVHVIAGTAQSAGQLYNSSRDGSALIVTAGLLDNEMQDDNLLLAARPGFDQKDVNRQFTKMSWETRDPESIPVMLRRAFKVATTAPGGPTYLALANHALEAKGVSATIHDRPSFIIPDDIPARDEDVEAVARTLIEAESPILHVGDEVRKAGAQQAVLELAEMLRVPVADANWPYHNFPRMHPLFAGGYNSRGRDFVLRIGVGDIGGTAAAGPDAEGSRSAWIGLNTGAIGGDRPFGRAVVANTKLAAEALVEAVESLTTGERRKKIRDSRPESARRQPQLDPANVGKSPIHADELGHVLETELDPNAIIVSENLSGSNQFFSTGHRDDEKTWLATSGAGLGWGIGAATGAKLGQPDRQVVCNIGDGSVMYSAAGFWSQARYGVPVLTVVTNNRNYQTVRFAYARYDGRMKAANRYTGMHLGDPDIDFAGLARSQGVDGVTVESAADLRPAIRRGIEVTRAGEPFLVDVVVDRKGDGGDSTWHQEFSLADQRTKAV
- a CDS encoding DUF5916 domain-containing protein, with the translated sequence MFDPGRPPPQAALLLLALGLLHSPVAAQTSTSPRPTIEALRIDTPIRVDGVLDEAAWDQAPVGSDFTAREPEDDRPATQQTEFSVVYTEDILYFGIRAFDSQPEAIVAKELQRDSDHGRNDDSLAIVLDTFHDQRNSFSFEVNPLGARTDSLVTDEGKDQNVEWNGVWNATARQTADGWQAEVAIPFSTLRFDPTQSVWGLNVRRVVRRTNEESNWAPIGREIGPRAVSRMYAAHWVSLAGDLTGISGVKPGRRLDVKPFVLASAAEEPRNEASGTIDDIDGGIDLKWGLTKSLTLDLTYNTDFAQVEVDQQQVNLTRFSLFFPEKREFFLENAGIFEFGPPSPGGGNRPPLMKTFFSRRIGLDRGEEVPIDVGARLTGRAGDWNLGLLTVGTEAVAAGTRPATAATQHSVFRLKRNLGERSSVGMIYTELDPRGGATNQLYGVDLDYKPNRQSQFYLFGAASEDEGRSGDTGALGTGWAYTTRTVRANVDLTEAQRDFNPGSGFLLRRDFRRYHPTVRWEPRVNRGVVRSWVLEAELDYFERESVGRIESRKLLLAPIGMRTTGDDRFRLAFVNDVEQLFEPFEIRPGIVIPAGLYKFDSIFLRGFSNQGRRLAWRGNINVGEFFSGDRRSYMLSSFVRLSRHLLTEFQWNYNDVTLPQGDFTATIYTVRLDAAFSPDLRLNTLAQYNEAAQLAGVNVRFNWIYKPGANLFVVYNHNWAAPTFSARETARRELIVKFNYLWQP